A region of Pan troglodytes isolate AG18354 chromosome 23, NHGRI_mPanTro3-v2.0_pri, whole genome shotgun sequence DNA encodes the following proteins:
- the PPM1F gene encoding protein phosphatase 1F isoform X2, whose amino-acid sequence MEDRHVSLPSFNQLFGLFDPVNRAYFAVFDGHGGVDAARYAAVHVHTNAARQPELPTDPAGALREAFRRTDQMFLRKAKRERLQSGTTGVCALIAGATLHVAWLGDSQVILVQQGQVVKLMEPHRPERQDEKARIEALGGFVSHMDCWRVNGTLAVSRAIGDVFQKPYVSGEADAASRALTGSEDYLLLACDGFFDVIPHQEVVGLVQSHLTRQQGSGLRVAEELVAAARERGSHDNITVMVVFLRDPQELLEGGNQGEGDPQAEGRRQDLPSSLPEPETQAPPRS is encoded by the exons ATGGAGGACCGGCACgtgtccctcccttccttcaaCCAGCTCTTCGGCTTGTTT GACCCTGTGAACCGCGCCTACTTTGCTGTGTTTGATGGTCACGGAGGCGTGGATGCTGCGAGGTACGCCGCTGTCCACGTGCACACCAACGCTGCGCGCCAGCCAGAGCTGCCCACAGACCCTGCGGGAgccctcagagaagccttccggCGCACCGACCAGATGTTTCTCAGGAAAGCCAAGCGAGAG CGGCTGCAGAGCGGCACCACAGGTGTGTGTGCGCTCATTGCAGGAGCGACCCTGCACGTCGCCTGGCTCGGGGACTCCCAGGTCATTTTGGTACAGCAGGGACAGGTGGTGAAGCTGATGGAGCCACACAGACCAGAACGGCAG GATGAGAAGGCGCGCATTGAAGCATTGGGTGGCTTTGTGTCTCACATGGACTGCTGGAGAGTCAACGGGACCCTGGCCGTCTCCAGAGCCATCG GGGATGTCTTCCAGAAGCCCTACGTGTCTGGGGAGGCCGATGCAGCTTCCCGGGCGCTGACGGGCTCCGAGGACTACCTGCTGCTTGCCTGTGATGGCTTCTTTGACGTCATACCCCACCAGGAAGTTGTTGGCCTGGTCCAGAGCCACTTGACCAGGCAGCAGGGCAGCGGGCTCCGTGTCGCCGAGGAGCTGGTGGCTGCGGCCCGGGAGCGGGGCTCCCACGACAACATCACGGTCATGGTGGTCTTCCTCAGGGACCCCCAAGAGCTGCTGGAGGGCGGGAACCAGGGAGAAGGGGACCCCCAGGCAGAAGGGAGGAGGCAGGACTTGCCCTCCAGCCTTCCAGAACCTGAGACCCAGGCTCCACCAAGAAGCTAG